From a single Bacillus pumilus genomic region:
- a CDS encoding helix-turn-helix domain-containing protein, with product MDNLTGKILTELREKHGWSKSTVAKKLGLKAMSTYANWEYGLRKPDGEMIVKIADLYGVSTDYLLTGKDKGVIDADLADDPDLQIAFKAASDFSEEARRQTIDFINYIREKEKQKGRQPKQRDDD from the coding sequence ATGGATAATTTGACTGGAAAGATTTTAACTGAATTAAGAGAGAAGCATGGATGGAGCAAGTCAACAGTTGCTAAAAAGCTCGGATTAAAGGCGATGTCCACCTATGCCAATTGGGAATATGGCTTGAGAAAGCCCGACGGTGAGATGATTGTGAAAATCGCCGATTTATATGGGGTTTCAACGGATTATCTTCTCACAGGTAAGGACAAAGGCGTGATCGATGCCGACCTTGCAGACGATCCTGATTTGCAAATCGCATTTAAAGCTGCCTCTGATTTTTCCGAAGAAGCACGAAGACAAACCATCGATTTTATTAACTACATTAGAGAAAAAGAGAAGCAAAAAGGCCGTCAGCCAAAACAGCGTGACGACGATTGA
- a CDS encoding helix-turn-helix transcriptional regulator — MKLEHLREERILQGKTQTYMAKKLGYKYTSGYANIEMGRTKPSLEIAKHIADLLNTGVQELFFGQKLHKMSNSLKEERFKEKGRRRD, encoded by the coding sequence ATGAAACTTGAACATTTACGAGAAGAGCGCATCTTGCAAGGAAAAACACAAACCTATATGGCGAAAAAATTGGGCTATAAGTACACAAGCGGCTATGCAAATATAGAAATGGGCAGAACAAAGCCTAGCTTAGAAATCGCAAAGCATATTGCAGATCTGTTGAATACAGGTGTTCAAGAGCTTTTTTTTGGTCAAAAGTTACACAAAATGAGTAATTCTTTAAAGGAAGAGCGATTCAAAGAGAAGGGGAGAAGAAGAGATTGA
- the bioB gene encoding biotin synthase BioB: MGKQISLSWEAIAEKALKNEQLTLQEGLDILAADDRELLSMMHAAYQVRFHFFQNKVKLNMIFNAKSGYCPENCGYCSQSVISKAPVERYTMLDRKTIVAGAREALNRKAGTYCIVASGRAPSHRELDEVTAAVKEITETMPLKVCACLGLLNEDKAQRLMEAGVHRYNHNINTHQDHHAHITTTHTYHDRLSTIEKVKQAGMSPCSGVIIGMGETNQQIVEMAFALRAIDADSIPVNFLHAIEGTPLEHQERTHPVTALKVLALMRFVNPTKEIRVSGGRELNLRTLQPLALYAANSIFVGDYLTTKGQQVQTDHHIIEDLGFEIEKCAL, encoded by the coding sequence ATGGGAAAACAAATATCTTTGTCTTGGGAAGCGATAGCGGAGAAAGCGCTGAAAAATGAACAGCTCACGTTGCAAGAAGGTCTAGACATTCTTGCAGCTGACGATAGAGAATTGTTATCTATGATGCATGCCGCCTATCAAGTACGATTTCATTTTTTTCAAAACAAGGTGAAATTAAATATGATTTTTAATGCAAAAAGCGGATACTGCCCTGAAAACTGTGGTTATTGCTCACAGTCGGTCATTTCAAAAGCACCGGTTGAAAGATATACCATGCTGGATCGAAAAACGATTGTGGCTGGCGCACGTGAGGCGCTCAATAGAAAAGCGGGGACTTATTGTATTGTTGCAAGCGGCAGAGCACCTTCTCACAGAGAATTAGATGAGGTAACTGCAGCAGTAAAAGAGATCACTGAGACTATGCCTTTGAAGGTGTGTGCATGTCTTGGGTTACTCAATGAAGACAAAGCGCAGCGGCTGATGGAAGCCGGTGTTCATCGGTACAATCATAATATCAATACACATCAAGATCATCATGCTCATATTACGACAACTCATACATATCATGACCGCTTGTCGACCATCGAGAAGGTCAAACAGGCGGGCATGTCACCTTGCTCAGGGGTTATTATTGGGATGGGAGAAACGAATCAGCAAATTGTTGAAATGGCTTTTGCGCTCAGAGCCATTGATGCAGATTCAATCCCTGTTAACTTCCTCCATGCGATCGAGGGAACACCGCTTGAGCATCAAGAACGAACACATCCAGTGACAGCATTGAAAGTGCTTGCGTTAATGCGATTTGTCAATCCTACAAAGGAAATTCGGGTATCCGGTGGCAGAGAGCTCAATTTACGGACGCTTCAACCGCTTGCCCTTTATGCGGCGAATTCCATTTTCGTAGGGGATTATTTAACAACAAAAGGTCAGCAAGTTCAAACGGATCATCACATCATTGAAGATTTAGGTTTTGAAATAGAAAAATGTGCGCTATAA